One window of the candidate division Zixibacteria bacterium HGW-Zixibacteria-1 genome contains the following:
- a CDS encoding Trk family potassium uptake protein: MELIGHKPERKVVIYFLAAIMVGALLLLLPISSSGQPVSLIDALFTATSAICVTGLTVLDTGHDFSFFGQIVILILVQLGGIGIMTLATTLLITIVPKLSFQDRLAITQTLGGDRRVKPYSLLKAVMLTTFTVELIGAVMLFLRFGREFPVGKAVYYSVFHSISAFCNAGFSPFSNSLENYRNDLPMLAIFAVLIILGGLGFVVINELAAKMRNKKLKLSLHSKLCLIVTAALIIIGTTAFMVGEYRNEFIRNLGFVDGLGNAFFQAVTSRTAGFNAIPQTNLTEVSLLITIILMFIGACPGSTGGGVKTTTLAVLLVMAFNRFRGRSSMTVFKKSLGSDSINRALTVILVAILIIVVMFVMFMFVEDRPVPHKLSHGWFVEGAFEVMSAFGTVGLSLGATSHLHSFGKIIIILLMFTGRVGLLTLVFTLARPPKRGEIVYLDEQVMVG, from the coding sequence ATGGAATTAATCGGTCATAAACCGGAACGCAAAGTGGTCATCTACTTTCTTGCGGCTATTATGGTCGGGGCCCTTCTTTTGCTTCTCCCGATAAGTTCCTCCGGTCAGCCGGTCAGTCTTATTGATGCTCTTTTTACGGCCACATCGGCTATTTGTGTCACCGGATTGACGGTCCTCGACACCGGTCACGATTTTTCATTCTTTGGACAGATAGTTATTCTGATTCTCGTACAACTCGGCGGGATCGGAATTATGACCCTTGCCACGACTTTGTTGATAACGATAGTACCCAAGCTTTCATTTCAGGACAGGCTGGCTATTACGCAAACATTGGGCGGCGACAGGAGAGTGAAGCCGTACTCACTGCTCAAAGCTGTCATGCTGACAACTTTTACGGTCGAGCTTATCGGAGCTGTCATGTTGTTTCTGCGTTTCGGCCGAGAATTCCCGGTGGGCAAGGCGGTTTATTATTCCGTCTTTCATTCTATCTCAGCCTTCTGCAACGCCGGATTTTCACCATTCAGCAACAGCCTTGAAAACTATCGCAATGACCTGCCGATGCTGGCAATCTTTGCCGTGTTAATAATACTTGGCGGGCTTGGTTTTGTCGTCATCAACGAATTGGCGGCGAAGATGCGGAATAAAAAATTAAAGCTTTCGCTGCATTCCAAATTGTGCCTCATTGTTACCGCGGCTCTTATTATAATCGGGACGACCGCCTTCATGGTTGGAGAATACCGCAACGAATTTATTCGGAATTTGGGTTTTGTTGATGGACTGGGCAATGCTTTCTTCCAGGCGGTGACCAGCCGCACCGCCGGATTTAACGCCATCCCGCAGACCAACCTGACTGAAGTAAGCCTGCTGATAACCATTATTCTGATGTTTATCGGCGCCTGTCCCGGTTCCACCGGCGGAGGTGTTAAAACAACCACGCTGGCGGTTTTGCTGGTTATGGCCTTTAATCGCTTTCGGGGGCGCTCCTCGATGACCGTGTTTAAGAAATCACTGGGCAGTGATTCAATCAACCGCGCCCTGACCGTCATACTTGTGGCCATTTTGATTATTGTCGTTATGTTTGTCATGTTTATGTTTGTGGAAGATAGACCGGTGCCGCACAAATTGAGTCATGGCTGGTTCGTTGAAGGTGCCTTTGAGGTGATGTCGGCCTTCGGAACGGTCGGCTTATCGCTTGGAGCCACGAGCCATTTGCACAGTTTTGGAAAAATCATTATAATTCTTTTAATGTTTACCGGCCGGGTCGGATTGCTGACCCTGGTGTTTACACTGGCCCGACCACCTAAACGAGGCGAGATCGTATATCTCGATGAACAGGTTATGGTCGGTTAG
- a CDS encoding potassium transporter TrkA: MKKFAVIGLGNFGATVARELSKLDCKVTAIDVDKAKVQSLQDTADLAIIADVTDRDFLENLGVENYDCFIVSTGKDSHASILIALHLKELGAAQIIVKANSDDHAKILYKVGATEALIPEKQMAVRLSHSLGRANLIDQLPLTGDYYVAEVVPPDSFINKRLMDLQLRTKFHIQVIALKDSSTGEFEFAPGGEHMIKDKDILIILGKEKDIIKIKE; encoded by the coding sequence ATGAAAAAATTCGCTGTCATAGGTCTGGGTAACTTCGGCGCCACCGTCGCCAGAGAATTGTCGAAACTCGATTGCAAAGTCACCGCCATCGATGTTGACAAGGCCAAGGTGCAATCGCTTCAGGACACGGCCGATCTGGCTATCATCGCCGATGTCACCGATCGTGATTTCCTTGAAAATCTTGGGGTCGAGAATTACGATTGCTTTATTGTATCGACCGGCAAAGATTCCCATGCTTCGATTTTAATCGCGCTGCATCTCAAGGAGCTCGGCGCGGCCCAGATCATCGTCAAGGCCAATTCGGACGACCATGCCAAAATTCTTTACAAAGTCGGCGCCACCGAAGCTTTGATTCCGGAAAAACAAATGGCTGTCAGGCTGTCCCATTCTCTCGGTCGGGCCAATCTGATCGATCAACTGCCGCTGACCGGGGATTACTATGTGGCCGAAGTGGTCCCTCCGGATAGTTTTATAAATAAGCGGCTGATGGACCTGCAGCTTCGAACCAAATTCCATATCCAGGTGATTGCTCTCAAGGACTCTTCGACCGGCGAATTTGAATTTGCCCCCGGCGGCGAGCATATGATCAAGGATAAGGATATTCTGATCATCCTCGGAAAAGAGAAGGACATTATTAAAATTAAAGAATAA